The Halichondria panicea chromosome 6, odHalPani1.1, whole genome shotgun sequence genomic sequence ccaGTATAGGTTTTCTAAGTAAAATTTTTATGGCTGAGAATTGTGAATTTTTCACGTACCTAGTTGTACGCTTGTGATGATGTCAGCTGTGCATTTAGTGAGTCCTTGGACTTCTGTCAAGTTAGTTGGGTCACCAAATACATCAAAACAGTCGTAGATGATGTTTGGGACTTGAATCCCAAGGGCTGTTTTAAGACCATTCAGGGTTCCTTCACCACAACTCTCACCTGCATCGAAATAGTACACCATGTTTTtaggaga encodes the following:
- the LOC135337546 gene encoding uncharacterized protein LOC135337546 — its product is MVYYFDAGESCGEGTLNGLKTALGIQVPNIIYDCFDVFGDPTNLTEVQGLTKCTADIITSVQLGADPESNPCFRTGNGIPMQRLSLVVAVVAVFIAMCTL